The stretch of DNA ATCTGGACCCGGTCCTCCTCGGTCAGCCCGGCCATTTCGTAGCAGCGGGCGAACATATCCTTCCAGACGTCGATGTCGTTCTGGGTGTAGGCCAGGATCTTGCGTTTGCCCGTGGTTCCGCTGGAGCCGTGGATGCGGACCACGTCCTTCTCTGGCACGGACAACAACGGCATGGGGTAGCCGTCCTTGAGGTCTTCGGCCGAGGTGAAGGGGAGCCGTCGCAGGTCGTCCAGGGATTTGACGTCGCCGGGCTCCACGCCTTTTTCCTTCAGCCGGGCGTGGTAGAACGGGCTGTTGGCATAGACGTGGCCGAGGGTCCATTTAAGACCTTTGAGCTGGATGTCGGCGATCTCTTCCTCGGTCAAGTGCGGTATGAAACGATGATCCATGTGGGGCTCCCTGTGATGCGTGTGCGGCGGCGCGATCCTTGTGCCGGAAGGGGAAATCCGGTAGCGTCCGAATGGTTGCGCCAGCGGTATTCATGCAGCAAATGCCGCGAATCTTCAAGCCCCAAGGACGATATGGACACCATCCCCATCTGGGCCTTCTATTTCGCCGCCGCCGTGGTCGGACTCGAACTCGGCGGCCTGGCCACCATCTTCATCCAGCGCTGGATCGACGAGGAGCCCATCTGCAAACCGGGCGGCTCCAAATGCCCTGCGTGCAACGCGCGCCTGAGCTGGCGGGACACCATCCCGCTGATCAGCTTCCTCCTGTTGCGGGGCCGTTGCCGCCACTGCGGCGAACCCATCGGCCCGCAATACATGCTGGTGGAGCTCTCCTGCCTGGCCTGGTCCCTGGCCTCGGCCTACACCTATGGCCTGTCGCCGGAATGGGGTGTGTATCTGGTTCTCGGGATCATGCTCATCACGGGCAGTTTCATTGACTTCGAGACCTTCCTGCTGCCCGACCGCATCACCTTGGGCGGCACGGCCATGGCCTTGGCGGCCAGCTTTGTGCTCCGCACCGGGCCCACCTGGCAGGACGCCTTCCTGGGCGCGGCCGTGGGCGCGGGCCTGTTCTGGGCGGTGCAGCAACTCTACCGGCTGTGGCGCAAGCGGGAGGGGTTGGGCACGGGCGACGTCAAGCTCATGGCCATGATCGGGGCCATGACCGGCCTGGCCGGGTTGCCCCCGACCATCCTGGTGGGCAGTCTTACCGGGGCCTTGGGGGCCCTCTATTACATGATTCGTCCCGGCAAGGGCGGCATCCGGGGCCGCGTGCCCTACGGCCCGTTTCTCAGCCTCGGCTGCATGCTCTACCTGCTCTACGGTCCGCAGATTCTGCATTGGTGGCGCTTCTAGCCCCCCCGTCTTTTTTTCGATTCCATACGGAAAAGACCGCCCCTGGCGGTTCGGGCGGTCCTGTGCAACGGGCCGCCGATTGCGCCTGGAGGTTGGGGAGGGTTACCGGCCCCGATCGGGGTTGGTGACGGCCAATACCGGGTGCGTTTCCGGCTTGGTCCGTTTTTCGACCTTGGGCCTGATTTTCTTGGGCGCGGGCCTGGTCTTGGGTGGCGGGGGGATGTCCCTGGGCGGCTCGGGCGCGAGCTGGGCGGTCATGACCCGGGGCTCTGGTCCGGCGTTTTCCTGGTGATAGAGATAGGAGATTACCCGGTTCACCCCGTCCATGCTCATGGCGTGGGCCACGATGCGGTCGCGTTCCGCCTTGTCGCGGATGACACCCAAAAGAATGATGTCGCCCTGGACGATCTGGACTTCCACGGGCGTGCTGGTGACGTCGAGGTCGGCCACGAGCTGCGTGCGCAGCGCGGCGTACCGGGCCTGGTCGGCGAAGAAGTCGCTCTCCCCGGTTTCGTCGCGCAGGTACAACCGGCTGATGATCTCGCGCTTGCCGTCAACCTTGTCCATGCATTCATAGATGGTCTTGAGTTGTTCCTGGGAATCGTATTCGCCCACCAGGTAGAGCTTGCCGAAATAACAGTGGGCGGTGATCTGGTCCGCCCGGATATCCTTGTTCTTGTAAAGCTCGGCCTGGGCGTGACCGGCCACGATGGCATCGAGCATCTGCTGTTCGGTGTTGCGCTCGTCCATGGCGGTTTCGTAGGCGGACTGCCCCCCGCCGATGATCGACGAGACATAGGCGGGCGCGCCGGGGATGAGCCCGATGCCGAATGGCACCATGGCGCAGCCCGACAGCGGGAAGATGAAAAGGGCCACTATCAACGCTTTGAGTCTGGACATTCGCCCGTTTCCCCCATGAGTTGGCGTTCAGCTCCATTTTGATAGGGGATAAACAGCAAGAATCCTGCCAGAGAAGCCTGGGCCGGGAGCGCTCCGTCTGCGCCCTTGGAGGCCGGGGAATACGCAGTGACGACCGTTCCCGCCGGGGACAGCGGTAGTCTACGAAATGTGGAGTAATCCCCGAGGTTGGGCTCGGCGATATCCAGGAAAAGTGGATTCAGGCGGCTAGAACTTGCCGGTGTGGCGGGGCCAGTAGCCGGTGAACCCCTTGCAGATGATGATGGTGAACTTGCGGCCCTGGCCGCCCTTGAAGGAGGACTGGTAGAAGATGGGTTCGCTCACGGAGGTGAACATCTTGTTCAGCTCGGGCACGGGGTGTTTTTGGAACCGCTTGCGGATCATGACCGCGTCCCAGCCGAGTTTGTCCGAGCCCGGCACGGGCCACAGGTCGTACTGGTTCATGCGCCGGTCTTCGCTCCAGGTGCAGAAGGTGATGGGCTGTCCTTCGAGGTAGAAGGACAGTTCCGAGGTGAAGCCGTAATTGTCGGACATGGCGAAGACGCGTTGCGGGTCGTCGAATTCCGTGCGGACGATTTCGTCCACCTTGCGTCCCAGGTCGGCCCATCCCTTGAGCCGGAGGGTGGGGTTCATGGAATCGGGCAGCGGCAGGAGCGGGGAGATGAACACGCCCAGGGTCAGGATGGCGGCCAGGCCGGTCAGGATCACCCGGCCGCGCGTCTTGCGTCCGGGGGCGTCCCACCACGCCTTGAAGGCCATGCCCGCCAGGATGGCGCCCGTGGCGAAAGCGGCGGCGGTCCAGTTGGCCTCCACCTTGGAGAAAAGTGCCTTGAGGGTGATGGAAACCCACAGGGGCCAGAAGAAAAGCACGGTCAGCAGGTCGCGGCGGTAGCTCGCATCGAACCGGCCGACCGGGCCGACCCAGGCCTTGCGCACGGCGGCCGGGGTGGCGGCAATCAGGAACCAGAACCACCACGGCGAGATCAGGCCGATTTGCGCGCCGAGCATTTCGAAGAACGGGCC from Desulfovibrio sp. Huiquan2017 encodes:
- a CDS encoding glycosyltransferase family 39 protein, producing MTMPRDTYTPRLDLVALFIILASFAVRYWFVASGQLNLVQDEAQYWDWIRRPQLSYYSKGPLIAWSISLWTWIFGNTELGVRFGSILGMTGIQAALYLGVSRVWREYRLALFVLFTAATMPMLNGLGILATTDCPLILCWTVAFFALASATHNEPDRTVSDRPFVVLGICMAVGILAKYMMLTFLGPALIYAGILHCRGQLPKRFWTRFLLAALAGSAVGLTPIVIWNMDNGWVAYKHVAKLTSGVGGSDWLPDRIGPFFEMLGAQIGLISPWWFWFLIAATPAAVRKAWVGPVGRFDASYRRDLLTVLFFWPLWVSITLKALFSKVEANWTAAAFATGAILAGMAFKAWWDAPGRKTRGRVILTGLAAILTLGVFISPLLPLPDSMNPTLRLKGWADLGRKVDEIVRTEFDDPQRVFAMSDNYGFTSELSFYLEGQPITFCTWSEDRRMNQYDLWPVPGSDKLGWDAVMIRKRFQKHPVPELNKMFTSVSEPIFYQSSFKGGQGRKFTIIICKGFTGYWPRHTGKF
- a CDS encoding A24 family peptidase → MDTIPIWAFYFAAAVVGLELGGLATIFIQRWIDEEPICKPGGSKCPACNARLSWRDTIPLISFLLLRGRCRHCGEPIGPQYMLVELSCLAWSLASAYTYGLSPEWGVYLVLGIMLITGSFIDFETFLLPDRITLGGTAMALAASFVLRTGPTWQDAFLGAAVGAGLFWAVQQLYRLWRKREGLGTGDVKLMAMIGAMTGLAGLPPTILVGSLTGALGALYYMIRPGKGGIRGRVPYGPFLSLGCMLYLLYGPQILHWWRF
- a CDS encoding BON domain-containing protein, which gives rise to MSRLKALIVALFIFPLSGCAMVPFGIGLIPGAPAYVSSIIGGGQSAYETAMDERNTEQQMLDAIVAGHAQAELYKNKDIRADQITAHCYFGKLYLVGEYDSQEQLKTIYECMDKVDGKREIISRLYLRDETGESDFFADQARYAALRTQLVADLDVTSTPVEVQIVQGDIILLGVIRDKAERDRIVAHAMSMDGVNRVISYLYHQENAGPEPRVMTAQLAPEPPRDIPPPPKTRPAPKKIRPKVEKRTKPETHPVLAVTNPDRGR